One window from the genome of Nitrosopumilus sp. encodes:
- a CDS encoding ATP-binding protein: MEISHSLKKLHLDISTFNDIFSEHSILAVTDTDGVILFVNKKFCQLSKYSEDELIGQTHSILKSDEHSDDFFKTMWDTILAGDIWEGEIKNRAKDGSFYWLKSTIIPIFDSKNNIKNFVAMRTDISKEKEIQEKLLKMEQKLTKQNEDLMEIVENKSSELVKSERLATIGTMASRIAHDLKNPLTIMHTYAEMLTPEILSKLNSKNKEKWLRMQNSIFDMNRIIEDVLDFARTTEIKKEPTSFLHIIKLALNHVKSSYGIKINLPENDYRIKCDARKMEGVLSNLINNAVQALNGQGEIDIDLVSDSKILTVQIKDSGPGISDENLSKIFEPMFTTKTTGTGLGLVICKSIVEQHGGTITVSNKPTTFALTLPF; encoded by the coding sequence ATGGAAATTTCACACTCTCTGAAAAAACTACATCTTGATATTTCAACTTTCAATGATATTTTCTCTGAACATTCAATTTTGGCGGTTACTGATACTGATGGCGTTATTCTTTTTGTAAATAAAAAATTCTGTCAATTATCAAAATATTCTGAAGATGAATTAATAGGACAAACGCATAGTATTTTAAAATCTGATGAACATTCTGATGATTTTTTTAAAACAATGTGGGATACTATACTGGCAGGAGATATTTGGGAAGGTGAAATAAAAAATCGTGCTAAAGACGGTTCATTCTATTGGTTAAAATCTACAATAATTCCTATTTTCGATTCTAAAAACAACATTAAAAATTTTGTTGCAATGAGAACCGATATTTCCAAAGAAAAAGAAATTCAAGAAAAACTATTGAAAATGGAACAAAAACTAACCAAACAAAATGAAGACCTGATGGAAATTGTGGAAAATAAAAGTTCTGAATTAGTGAAATCTGAAAGACTTGCAACTATAGGTACTATGGCTAGTAGAATTGCACACGATCTGAAAAATCCATTAACAATCATGCACACTTATGCTGAAATGTTAACTCCTGAAATTCTCTCAAAACTAAATTCAAAAAATAAAGAAAAGTGGCTTAGAATGCAAAATTCTATTTTTGATATGAATAGAATTATTGAAGATGTTTTGGATTTCGCAAGAACTACTGAGATTAAAAAAGAACCTACTTCATTTTTACACATAATCAAATTAGCTTTGAATCATGTAAAATCATCATATGGAATTAAAATCAACCTTCCTGAAAATGATTATCGTATAAAATGTGATGCAAGAAAAATGGAAGGAGTTCTATCTAATCTTATCAATAACGCTGTTCAAGCTTTGAATGGCCAAGGAGAAATTGACATAGATCTGGTTTCTGATTCTAAAATTTTGACTGTACAAATTAAGGATTCTGGCCCTGGTATTTCTGATGAAAATTTAAGCAAAATTTTTGAACCTATGTTTACAACCAAAACAACTGGAACTGGTTTGGGGTTGGTAATTTGTAAAAGTATTGTTGAGCAGCATGGGGGAACAATAACTGTGAGTAACAAACCCACCACTTTTGCCTTGACTTTGCCATTTTAA
- a CDS encoding tetratricopeptide repeat protein yields MKKLSAVFLGILLITFSLTLNPMELSYAISPLEEKAILKKELVENSIADILDMVADEKSVKKIEKAQKQFEKGNLYFDEGNFKKAVKHYDKALKQIQKTLNEPHMKKMKIVDEGAGDFTGDGLDDVYLKITNPGKPNKGIKVDFKITDACVNGATYEDAGMKMAFSTGKFLTPEGLVDEGFEITNEWFKKKKNDDNKQIDPFTHYTTLFMLPESGDDLIQKKIDSKEGSFEHNEIISEIGDQTGWEGSFEFKGPAGDYKMNFFLPHSDFGVDGCDNLAGFAVDMTIKS; encoded by the coding sequence ATGAAAAAACTGAGTGCTGTTTTTCTAGGTATTTTATTAATAACATTTTCATTGACATTAAATCCGATGGAATTATCTTATGCCATCTCACCCTTAGAGGAAAAAGCAATTTTGAAAAAAGAATTAGTTGAGAATTCAATTGCAGATATTTTAGACATGGTGGCAGATGAAAAATCAGTCAAAAAAATAGAAAAAGCTCAAAAACAATTTGAAAAAGGGAATTTATATTTCGATGAAGGAAATTTCAAAAAAGCAGTAAAACATTATGATAAGGCCTTAAAGCAAATACAAAAAACATTGAATGAACCACACATGAAAAAAATGAAAATTGTAGATGAAGGTGCAGGGGATTTTACCGGAGATGGATTAGATGATGTGTATCTAAAAATCACAAATCCTGGAAAACCAAACAAAGGAATCAAAGTAGATTTTAAAATTACAGATGCATGTGTTAATGGAGCAACATATGAAGATGCAGGTATGAAAATGGCTTTTTCAACAGGGAAATTTTTAACTCCAGAAGGATTAGTGGACGAAGGATTCGAAATCACAAATGAATGGTTTAAGAAAAAGAAAAATGATGATAATAAACAAATAGATCCATTTACACATTACACAACTTTGTTTATGTTACCTGAATCAGGAGACGATTTGATTCAAAAAAAAATAGACAGTAAAGAAGGATCATTTGAACATAATGAAATTATTTCAGAAATCGGTGATCAAACAGGATGGGAAGGATCATTTGAATTCAAAGGACCAGCAGGAGATTACAAAATGAATTTCTTTTTACCACATTCAGATTTCGGGGTTGATGGTTGTGATAATTTGGCAGGTTTTGCAGTAGACATGACAATAAAATCTTAA